One Alteromonas sp. KC3 DNA segment encodes these proteins:
- a CDS encoding sensor domain-containing diguanylate cyclase has translation MDQSITRVHEHTQRGGSLWPFKPMSGLYCDVFLILSWLAVWQIGRLVEYTEHASVWFPAAGYTLACFLVIGWRALVPIMIAAIAITVWNGHHYSLPLSNSELIWGGFLFGIAHIIPYFAGASVLGHLLRKPDVTTPLLIVSFLMIGCVSSLIATQLVIGSLVVTSQMPAADVKDAMLPFWIGDMAGVVVLAPLFTGFLVKVCAAPKIDLLAFSSNNPPHLTRYFKKVAINVALIVLVMLLAKITQSRDSAFAIFFLAITHMWIACTESTKRNVISLAISSLCIVLLVHTLALMDYVKVYQFALNVIAANALFGIAIPQLQADNALLKDRVFVDSLTQAYTREYLAQRSALEMAQSRESGNSLYFVMFDLDKFKRINDELGHVDGDEALRNLSQVTKSALRKTDVFARFGGDEFVLLLPNISKQNALNLVERVREGINAITVSNVALSSSFGVTLMQQDDSLETLIQRADRALYASKEKGGNTITLI, from the coding sequence GTGGATCAATCAATAACCCGTGTACATGAGCATACACAGAGAGGTGGTTCACTGTGGCCATTTAAGCCCATGTCTGGGCTATATTGCGACGTATTTCTTATCCTATCTTGGCTTGCAGTGTGGCAAATTGGACGCTTAGTTGAATACACTGAACACGCCAGTGTGTGGTTTCCTGCTGCTGGCTATACACTTGCATGCTTTTTAGTGATTGGTTGGCGCGCGCTCGTGCCTATTATGATAGCTGCCATTGCCATTACCGTCTGGAACGGGCATCACTACTCCCTACCGCTGAGCAATAGCGAACTCATCTGGGGCGGCTTTTTGTTCGGCATTGCCCACATCATTCCATATTTCGCTGGGGCAAGCGTACTTGGTCACCTTTTAAGAAAACCCGACGTTACTACACCTTTGTTAATCGTTTCATTTTTAATGATTGGTTGCGTTTCTTCCTTAATTGCCACACAACTCGTTATTGGTTCTCTTGTGGTCACAAGTCAAATGCCTGCGGCAGATGTGAAAGACGCCATGTTACCCTTTTGGATTGGTGATATGGCCGGTGTTGTAGTACTTGCGCCACTGTTTACTGGTTTTTTAGTGAAGGTGTGTGCTGCGCCTAAGATAGATTTACTGGCATTCTCCAGTAACAATCCACCTCATTTAACACGCTATTTCAAGAAAGTGGCGATTAACGTAGCGCTAATCGTTTTGGTTATGTTACTGGCAAAAATTACGCAGTCTCGCGATAGTGCATTTGCTATATTTTTTCTCGCCATTACTCACATGTGGATAGCCTGCACCGAAAGCACTAAACGCAATGTCATTAGCCTGGCCATTAGTAGCCTTTGTATTGTATTACTCGTGCATACACTCGCCTTAATGGACTACGTAAAAGTGTATCAATTCGCCCTAAACGTTATTGCTGCCAATGCCTTATTTGGTATAGCCATTCCCCAATTACAAGCGGACAATGCGTTGTTAAAAGACCGCGTATTTGTAGATTCGCTTACTCAGGCTTACACACGAGAATATTTAGCACAACGCAGTGCACTTGAAATGGCACAAAGTCGTGAATCTGGTAATTCACTTTATTTCGTCATGTTCGATTTAGATAAGTTTAAGCGAATTAATGATGAATTGGGGCATGTTGACGGGGATGAAGCGCTGCGCAATTTGAGCCAAGTGACCAAAAGTGCGCTACGTAAAACCGATGTATTTGCGCGTTTCGGAGGTGATGAATTTGTCTTGCTTTTGCCTAATATCAGCAAACAAAACGCGCTTAATTTAGTAGAAAGAGTACGTGAAGGCATAAATGCGATCACTGTTTCCAATGTCGCATTGTCATCGAGCTTCGGCGTCACACTGATGCAACAAGACGACTCACTAGAAACTTTAATTCAGCGCGCTGATCGCGCGCTTTACGCGTCAAAAGAAAAAGGCGGTAATACCATTACTCTTATTTGA
- a CDS encoding DUF484 family protein produces the protein MSDVSGQSSATKIIEPFTDTSGLSPEDVRAFLLENPEFFAQYPDLLEKIKLPHEHKGSVSLVEIQSEQLRKKVRQLNYKLTQLVTIAKQNEKIYRVYTDLNVQLLRCESVAEVQFTLEDVLQERLQLSSAVIKSFKGPHAIPELQRRLFTEKRFKNTNFFFGRLSQHERQLLFSESPAESVALMLLGDNRDLGILGISSSDASHFTPDMDTLLLQQLQQVLNIILPEMMGY, from the coding sequence ATGAGCGATGTATCAGGGCAATCTAGCGCCACGAAAATCATAGAGCCATTTACAGACACCTCAGGTTTGTCACCTGAAGATGTTAGGGCCTTCTTGTTAGAAAACCCTGAGTTTTTTGCTCAGTATCCCGATCTTCTTGAAAAGATAAAGCTACCACACGAGCATAAAGGCAGCGTGTCGTTAGTTGAAATTCAAAGCGAGCAGTTGCGTAAGAAAGTCAGACAGCTTAATTACAAGCTCACGCAACTGGTCACCATTGCTAAGCAGAATGAAAAGATATACCGCGTTTATACAGACTTAAACGTTCAGTTGTTACGTTGTGAAAGCGTGGCAGAAGTGCAGTTTACGCTTGAAGACGTTCTGCAAGAGCGCTTGCAGCTATCCTCTGCCGTTATTAAGAGTTTCAAGGGTCCTCACGCAATACCTGAGCTGCAGAGACGCTTGTTTACTGAAAAGCGCTTTAAGAACACCAATTTCTTTTTTGGCCGCCTCTCTCAGCATGAGCGCCAGTTGTTATTCTCAGAAAGCCCCGCTGAGTCAGTTGCATTAATGTTACTGGGCGATAATCGCGACCTTGGCATTTTGGGTATTAGCAGTAGCGATGCAAGCCACTTCACACCAGACATGGATACACTACTTCTCCAACAGCTTCAGCAAGTGCTCAATATCATCTTGCCTGAAATGATGGGATACTAA
- the rarD gene encoding EamA family transporter RarD, translating to MSKPTNAAQVGVICAIAAYSMWGVAPVYFKQLMVLPAAEILMHRVIWSVVLLVGLIAALKQWPKVLAAFKNKRVMQILFVAGLLLGANWLLFIWAINNDHILDASLGYYINPLINVFLGRLFLGERLRNLQRVAVGLAVIGVAILVFSYGQVPWIALVLAGSFSVYGLLRKQVAVDSLPGLFIETLMLSPLALFYWCFYGSEYSNLFVNDTSLNLYILAAGIVTTAPLLCFTAAARRIMYSTLGFFQYIGPTLMFILAVYLYSEPLEEARLVTFGFVWCALVLFSADSLVHYRKQKQAQKLAVE from the coding sequence TTGTCTAAGCCAACCAATGCCGCACAGGTCGGCGTCATTTGCGCAATTGCAGCCTATAGCATGTGGGGTGTTGCGCCCGTTTATTTCAAGCAACTTATGGTACTACCCGCAGCTGAAATCTTGATGCATCGTGTCATTTGGTCGGTTGTTCTACTTGTCGGGCTTATCGCGGCACTTAAGCAATGGCCAAAAGTACTGGCGGCGTTTAAAAACAAACGCGTTATGCAAATACTGTTCGTCGCAGGCCTCTTATTGGGGGCGAATTGGCTGTTGTTCATATGGGCTATTAACAATGACCATATTTTAGATGCCAGCTTGGGCTACTACATCAACCCCTTAATAAACGTGTTTTTAGGTCGATTGTTTTTGGGCGAAAGGCTTAGAAACCTGCAGCGTGTGGCAGTAGGGCTTGCCGTTATTGGCGTAGCAATTCTGGTATTTTCCTATGGGCAGGTTCCCTGGATTGCGCTGGTATTAGCAGGTAGTTTCAGTGTTTATGGCTTATTGCGTAAACAAGTGGCGGTGGACTCCTTACCTGGCTTGTTTATAGAAACCCTAATGTTATCGCCATTAGCGCTTTTTTATTGGTGTTTCTATGGCTCTGAGTACAGCAACTTGTTTGTCAACGACACCAGCTTGAACTTGTATATTTTAGCCGCCGGCATTGTAACTACGGCACCACTGTTGTGTTTTACCGCGGCCGCTAGACGCATCATGTATTCAACTTTGGGCTTTTTTCAGTATATCGGTCCAACGCTGATGTTTATTCTTGCCGTCTACCTCTATTCGGAGCCTCTTGAAGAAGCGCGTTTGGTAACATTCGGATTTGTATGGTGTGCACTTGTTTTGTTTAGTGCCGATTCTTTAGTGCACTACCGCAAACAAAAACAAGCACAAAAGCTCGCCGTAGAATAA
- a CDS encoding GGDEF domain-containing response regulator — MQQNVLIIENGESNLELIAKLVRRAGLTPVGATSLIEGRARFKQNMPESFLCAIVAYSLPDAKQGQAIDFAANAFIPTIATTETLDSAIRDKVLERDVVDYVPKENSQNYDYLSRLIGRLEKNKSTGVIVVSTNRLLRTRTVSLLQRHNFMAFECLTATDAMQRLAEHNNIKLVITDNTLPDMTGTQFVASLRKAFSKEQLAIMGIAGGKGMLMSAHFIKSGANDFLRVPYCHEEFLCRVMQNVEYIESVEEIRRVANTDYLTGLPNRRHFFYMVTVQHQLLSQHHALALIDLDFFKSINDTHGHDAGDIVLKAMAALIEFYFPDEIISRFGGEEFCIYLPNTPLDEACERLEAFRKVVEAEVIQLPSTDIKVTCSIGVCGTQTQRIDKLLSLADKQLYAAKNSGRNRVMCEEPDAPQLEQASLL; from the coding sequence ATGCAGCAAAACGTGCTGATCATCGAAAACGGTGAAAGCAACCTTGAATTAATTGCGAAACTTGTGCGTCGTGCGGGACTTACTCCTGTGGGCGCAACATCGCTAATTGAAGGGCGTGCACGCTTTAAACAAAATATGCCCGAATCGTTTCTGTGCGCTATTGTTGCCTACTCGTTGCCTGATGCCAAACAAGGGCAAGCTATCGATTTTGCTGCTAACGCGTTCATTCCTACCATTGCCACAACAGAAACACTCGACAGCGCTATTCGCGACAAAGTGTTAGAGCGCGATGTCGTCGACTATGTGCCAAAAGAAAACTCGCAAAACTACGACTACTTAAGCCGCCTTATTGGTCGGCTAGAAAAAAACAAATCCACCGGCGTTATTGTCGTGAGTACAAATCGCTTATTGCGTACCCGCACAGTGTCGCTATTGCAACGCCACAACTTTATGGCCTTTGAGTGCCTTACCGCCACAGACGCTATGCAGCGACTGGCAGAACACAATAACATTAAGCTTGTTATTACCGACAACACACTGCCTGATATGACAGGTACCCAGTTTGTTGCGAGTCTACGAAAAGCCTTTTCAAAAGAACAATTGGCCATCATGGGCATTGCTGGCGGTAAAGGCATGCTGATGTCAGCGCACTTTATCAAAAGTGGTGCGAATGACTTTTTACGCGTGCCTTATTGCCATGAAGAATTTCTCTGCCGTGTGATGCAAAACGTAGAGTACATTGAAAGTGTTGAAGAAATTCGTCGTGTAGCCAACACCGATTACCTTACAGGCTTACCAAATAGACGTCATTTTTTCTACATGGTGACGGTTCAGCATCAGTTGCTTTCACAGCATCACGCACTTGCGCTTATTGACCTAGACTTTTTTAAGTCAATCAACGACACACACGGGCACGACGCCGGCGATATTGTGTTAAAAGCGATGGCTGCTTTGATCGAGTTTTATTTTCCTGACGAAATCATTTCCCGCTTTGGTGGTGAAGAATTTTGTATTTATCTGCCAAACACGCCTCTTGATGAAGCCTGCGAGCGACTGGAAGCGTTTAGAAAAGTGGTTGAAGCAGAAGTCATCCAATTACCCAGCACCGACATTAAAGTCACGTGCAGTATTGGTGTTTGCGGTACTCAAACCCAGCGCATTGACAAATTACTCAGCCTTGCCGATAAGCAGCTTTATGCCGCTAAGAACAGTGGCCGAAACCGGGTAATGTGCGAAGAACCTGACGCCCCCCAACTCGAGCAGGCGTCATTGCTCTAG
- a CDS encoding HAD-IA family hydrolase — translation MQFFRSLNNVKAMTFDLDDTLYDNEPIIRRAEQALQSHIAQHHRNAADLTPQDWLELKRAAITKNPRLASDMGQLRRVVLSAALSGTPANALSVNPTQDANLRNTVDDCFHCFYDARSDFALTVDVHDTLDKLSQHLPLIGITNGNVNTQKVGLDSYFETILHASVARPMKPAADMFNEAASRLKVKPAHILHVGDNIIKDVLGAINAGYQAAWFACNRPMQLSLEPVSVLPHVQLDSLQELVQFV, via the coding sequence ATGCAGTTTTTTAGATCGTTGAACAACGTAAAGGCCATGACCTTCGACCTCGACGATACGCTTTATGATAACGAGCCCATTATTCGTCGAGCCGAGCAAGCTCTTCAATCTCATATCGCTCAGCATCATCGCAATGCAGCTGACCTTACGCCACAAGACTGGCTTGAGCTCAAACGCGCAGCCATCACTAAAAATCCTCGTCTTGCATCTGACATGGGCCAATTACGTCGTGTTGTGCTTAGCGCTGCGTTATCTGGCACACCTGCAAATGCGTTATCAGTTAACCCTACCCAAGATGCAAACTTACGTAATACTGTTGATGATTGCTTTCATTGCTTTTACGACGCAAGAAGTGACTTTGCTCTGACAGTCGATGTTCATGACACACTCGATAAACTGAGTCAGCACCTACCGCTCATTGGTATCACCAATGGCAATGTAAACACGCAAAAAGTCGGGCTAGACAGCTATTTTGAGACCATTTTACATGCCAGTGTGGCGCGCCCAATGAAGCCCGCTGCCGACATGTTCAATGAAGCAGCGTCGCGTTTGAAAGTAAAACCAGCGCATATCTTACATGTGGGGGACAACATCATTAAAGACGTGCTGGGCGCTATTAATGCAGGCTATCAGGCGGCGTGGTTTGCCTGTAACCGTCCTATGCAGTTGTCGTTGGAACCAGTATCAGTACTACCGCACGTTCAGCTTGATTCGTTACAGGAACTCGTTCAATTTGTATAA
- the cysE gene encoding serine O-acetyltransferase, which produces MTALSTPIDFWSTLKQEAQVVADSEPLLSSYVHASVLAHHNFESSLSFILSNKMADDVMPALAIREVFDEAYLLEPGISEAATADILAVKNRDAAVNDYLTPLLHFKGFHAVQVHRMAHYLWVHGRHQLALFLQSRNSASFGVDIHPAARIGSGVMFDHATGIVVGETAVIEDNVSILQSVTLGGTGNESGDRHPKIRQGVLIGAGAKILGNIEIGEGSKVGAGSVVLDNVPPHVTVVGVPAKVVGRPVCQSPCESMRQNVLEDNSQV; this is translated from the coding sequence ATGACAGCACTTTCTACGCCCATCGACTTTTGGTCGACGCTTAAACAAGAAGCGCAAGTTGTTGCCGATAGTGAACCGTTGCTATCGAGTTATGTGCATGCCAGTGTGTTAGCGCATCATAATTTTGAGTCGTCATTAAGCTTCATTTTGTCGAATAAAATGGCTGATGACGTCATGCCTGCACTGGCCATTAGAGAAGTATTTGATGAAGCCTATCTACTTGAACCCGGCATCAGTGAAGCGGCGACAGCCGATATTCTTGCGGTAAAAAACCGCGATGCTGCAGTGAATGACTACTTAACTCCACTGCTGCATTTTAAAGGTTTTCACGCAGTTCAAGTTCACCGCATGGCTCACTATTTATGGGTGCATGGTCGACATCAATTAGCGCTCTTTCTTCAAAGCCGAAATTCAGCAAGTTTTGGGGTTGATATTCATCCTGCTGCACGCATTGGCAGTGGAGTCATGTTCGACCATGCGACCGGCATTGTCGTAGGTGAAACCGCAGTTATTGAGGACAATGTGTCTATTTTACAAAGTGTGACACTGGGCGGTACAGGTAACGAGTCGGGCGATCGTCATCCAAAAATACGCCAAGGTGTGCTCATTGGCGCAGGTGCTAAAATTTTGGGTAATATTGAAATTGGCGAAGGTTCAAAAGTGGGCGCGGGTAGTGTCGTGCTTGATAATGTTCCGCCACACGTTACCGTGGTGGGTGTGCCTGCCAAAGTCGTTGGGAGACCGGTTTGTCAGAGTCCATGTGAGTCAATGCGACAAAACGTACTTGAAGACAACTCGCAGGTTTAA
- the xerC gene encoding tyrosine recombinase XerC, translated as MSTDALISDSCQHWLEKFLLHLQVERGLSPHTLSNYRRQLTEVAKLLGLYEWSGLTPSDIKRVMADAKMSGHSARSIALRLSALRTFCQYLIDQQQLFSNPVEGIQAPKQGKPLPKQLSVDEMQQLLNATPQSSDDDEGMQLRDIAMFELLYGCGLRLSELTGLNLADCLKDGTVKVMGKGSKQRILPLGRQAQKALNAWLKVRPAYASMYESAVFVSKRKTRISNRQVANRLNKMAEAQSLSQKVSPHKLRHSFATHVLESSGDLRAVQELLGHANLSTTQVYTHLDFQHLANVYDATHPRAHKK; from the coding sequence GTGTCTACGGACGCTCTCATTAGTGATTCTTGTCAGCACTGGCTGGAAAAATTTCTTCTCCATCTGCAAGTAGAGCGCGGGCTTTCACCTCATACGCTTTCAAATTATCGGCGTCAGCTAACAGAAGTCGCCAAATTACTTGGGCTTTACGAATGGTCTGGGCTCACGCCAAGCGATATAAAACGCGTTATGGCAGATGCGAAAATGTCCGGTCACAGCGCGCGTAGTATCGCTCTTCGCTTGTCGGCATTACGAACCTTCTGTCAATATCTCATTGATCAGCAACAATTATTCAGTAACCCCGTTGAAGGGATCCAAGCCCCTAAACAAGGCAAGCCCCTCCCCAAGCAACTCAGCGTTGATGAAATGCAACAGCTGCTCAACGCCACACCACAAAGTAGTGATGATGACGAAGGTATGCAGTTGCGGGATATCGCCATGTTCGAGTTGCTTTATGGGTGTGGCCTGCGATTAAGTGAACTCACTGGATTAAACTTAGCTGATTGCCTGAAAGATGGCACAGTAAAAGTGATGGGGAAAGGCAGTAAACAACGAATATTGCCCCTTGGCCGGCAAGCCCAAAAAGCCCTTAATGCGTGGCTTAAAGTACGCCCCGCTTACGCATCAATGTATGAGAGCGCTGTCTTTGTCAGCAAGCGGAAAACACGAATTTCAAACCGGCAAGTGGCAAATAGGCTAAATAAGATGGCCGAGGCTCAGTCGCTGTCGCAAAAAGTTAGTCCTCACAAACTGCGCCATTCTTTTGCAACACACGTACTAGAGTCGAGCGGCGATTTACGTGCGGTTCAAGAATTGTTGGGTCATGCCAATTTATCTACCACGCAGGTATACACCCACCTTGATTTTCAGCACCTCGCTAATGTTTACGATGCCACGCATCCACGCGCACACAAAAAATAA
- the dapF gene encoding diaminopimelate epimerase: MQVQFSKMHGLGNDFMVIDNVTQNVFFSKEKIQQLANRNFGIGFDQLLMVEPPYDPEQDFHYRIFNADGSEVEQCGNGARCFARFVKQKGLINRNKIVVSTKAGKMVLYLEKDGQVTVNMGKPEFEPANIPLKANKQENTYILRVGESTLFIGSASMGNPHCVMEVDDVDTANVAEIGPLVEKHERFPEGVNVGFMQILNDSHIRLRVFERGSGETLACGSGACAAVAIGQIQGKLSKDVRVDLPGGSLRIRWPGPDNVLKMTGPAEHVYDGTINL; the protein is encoded by the coding sequence ATGCAGGTTCAATTTTCAAAAATGCACGGTTTGGGTAACGACTTCATGGTGATTGATAACGTTACGCAAAATGTATTTTTCTCAAAAGAAAAAATTCAACAATTGGCAAACCGAAATTTTGGCATTGGTTTCGACCAATTGTTGATGGTTGAACCCCCTTATGATCCCGAACAAGATTTCCATTATCGTATTTTTAATGCAGATGGCTCTGAGGTGGAACAATGTGGTAATGGCGCGCGCTGCTTTGCACGTTTTGTTAAGCAGAAAGGGCTTATTAATCGCAATAAAATTGTCGTAAGTACAAAAGCGGGCAAAATGGTGCTGTACCTCGAAAAAGATGGTCAGGTAACCGTAAACATGGGCAAACCTGAGTTTGAGCCTGCCAATATTCCGCTTAAAGCAAATAAACAAGAAAATACCTACATACTGCGCGTGGGCGAAAGCACCCTGTTTATTGGTTCAGCCTCTATGGGTAACCCCCATTGCGTGATGGAAGTAGACGATGTGGACACCGCCAATGTAGCCGAAATTGGCCCTTTGGTTGAGAAACACGAGCGATTCCCTGAAGGTGTCAACGTCGGTTTTATGCAAATTTTAAACGACTCGCACATTAGATTACGCGTATTTGAGCGTGGCTCGGGTGAAACCCTTGCGTGTGGCAGTGGCGCATGCGCCGCAGTTGCAATTGGCCAAATACAGGGTAAATTAAGCAAAGATGTACGGGTTGATTTACCCGGGGGCAGCTTACGTATTCGTTGGCCAGGGCCAGACAATGTACTTAAAATGACAGGCCCAGCAGAACACGTATACGATGGAACGATAAATTTATGA
- the uvrD gene encoding DNA helicase II → MDVSRLLDELNDKQREAVAAPLSNALVLAGAGSGKTRVLVHRIAWLMEVENIAPFSILAVTFTNKAAKEMRGRIESLMGRSLHNMWIGTFHGLAHRLLRAHHAEANLPENFQIIDSDDQYRLIRRILKAMNLDEKHWAPRQIQWYINGNKDEGLRPQHIETHGDHIQKTMREVYAAYQDACDRSGLVDFAELLLRAHELWAKNPEVLAHYQRRFRAVLVDEFQDTNNIQYAWLRMLCSGENNNIMIVGDDDQSIYGWRGANVDNIQHFLKDFNQPTTIRLEQNYRSTGNILKAANTVIDNNTGRLGKELWTEDAQGELISVYAGFNELDEARFIVSKIKDWLNQGNALSDTAILYRNNAQSRVLEEALLHEGLAYRIYGGLRFFERQEIKDALGYMRMVSHPHDDAAFERVVNTPSRGIGEKTLSQVRDTARAHNCSMWQACQLLINEGGFKGRALNAIQSFVLLITELEQATLDEPLDQQADKAIRQSGLYAMYQAERGEKAQARLENLEELVSACKTFIVPEEAEEMTPLAAFLAHASLEAGETQADTDQDAVQMMTIHTAKGLEFPLVFMAGVEEGMFPSQMTNDEPGRMEEERRLCYVGMTRAMQKLYITYAESRRLYGQDKYHTASRFIREMPADCVEEVRLKSTISRPVHNRFSQATSHASFEETGFQLGERVVHRKFGEGIVLNYEGSGEHGRVQVNFDEFGSKWLVLAYAKLEKA, encoded by the coding sequence ATGGATGTATCTCGACTGCTAGACGAGCTTAACGATAAACAACGTGAAGCGGTAGCAGCCCCATTATCGAATGCCCTTGTATTGGCTGGCGCGGGTAGTGGTAAAACGCGCGTACTGGTACATCGCATTGCATGGTTAATGGAAGTCGAAAACATCGCACCATTCTCAATTTTAGCCGTTACGTTTACTAATAAAGCAGCAAAAGAAATGCGCGGCCGCATTGAATCGCTGATGGGGCGCAGCCTCCACAATATGTGGATTGGTACTTTCCACGGTCTCGCTCATCGCTTGTTACGCGCTCACCATGCTGAGGCTAACCTACCCGAAAACTTTCAGATTATCGACTCAGACGATCAATACCGTCTTATTCGACGCATTCTTAAAGCCATGAATTTGGACGAAAAGCATTGGGCTCCGCGACAAATCCAGTGGTACATCAATGGCAATAAAGACGAAGGGCTACGCCCTCAGCACATAGAAACGCATGGCGATCATATTCAAAAAACCATGCGTGAAGTATACGCGGCCTATCAAGATGCCTGTGACCGTTCGGGTCTCGTCGATTTTGCTGAGTTATTGCTACGCGCACATGAACTGTGGGCGAAAAACCCAGAAGTATTGGCTCACTATCAACGCCGTTTTCGCGCGGTACTTGTTGACGAATTTCAAGATACCAACAATATCCAATACGCTTGGCTACGCATGCTTTGCAGCGGTGAAAATAACAACATCATGATTGTAGGTGATGACGACCAGTCTATATACGGTTGGCGCGGTGCTAACGTAGATAATATTCAGCACTTTCTTAAAGACTTTAATCAACCAACCACCATTCGTCTTGAACAAAACTACCGTTCTACAGGTAACATTCTTAAAGCTGCCAACACGGTTATTGACAACAACACCGGTCGTTTAGGCAAAGAGCTATGGACTGAAGATGCTCAGGGTGAGCTGATTTCTGTTTATGCCGGTTTTAACGAACTTGATGAAGCCCGTTTTATTGTGTCGAAAATTAAAGACTGGCTTAACCAAGGTAATGCCCTAAGTGATACCGCTATTTTGTATCGCAACAACGCACAGTCGCGCGTGCTAGAAGAAGCACTGCTGCACGAGGGATTAGCTTATCGTATATACGGGGGCTTGCGCTTCTTCGAACGCCAAGAAATCAAAGACGCACTGGGTTATATGCGTATGGTTAGCCACCCGCACGATGACGCAGCCTTTGAGCGTGTAGTTAATACACCCAGTCGCGGTATTGGAGAAAAAACCCTGTCTCAGGTGCGTGACACTGCCAGAGCCCACAACTGTTCGATGTGGCAGGCCTGTCAGCTACTTATCAACGAAGGCGGTTTCAAAGGTCGCGCGTTAAACGCAATACAAAGTTTTGTGCTGCTCATTACTGAATTAGAACAGGCCACGTTGGATGAGCCTTTGGATCAGCAAGCCGATAAGGCAATAAGGCAATCAGGTCTTTACGCCATGTATCAAGCGGAACGCGGAGAAAAAGCACAGGCTCGTCTAGAAAACTTAGAAGAACTGGTGAGCGCCTGTAAAACCTTTATTGTGCCTGAAGAGGCGGAGGAAATGACTCCGCTGGCAGCATTCCTCGCCCACGCATCTCTTGAAGCTGGAGAAACTCAGGCCGATACTGATCAAGACGCTGTGCAAATGATGACTATTCATACCGCGAAAGGTTTAGAGTTTCCGCTTGTGTTTATGGCGGGGGTTGAAGAAGGTATGTTCCCAAGCCAAATGACAAATGATGAACCCGGCAGAATGGAAGAAGAACGCCGCCTGTGCTATGTAGGTATGACGCGAGCTATGCAAAAGTTGTATATAACTTATGCAGAAAGTCGTAGATTATATGGTCAAGATAAGTATCATACGGCGTCACGATTTATTCGTGAAATGCCAGCCGACTGTGTTGAAGAAGTGCGATTAAAATCAACCATTTCTCGACCGGTTCACAATCGTTTTAGCCAAGCTACGTCACATGCAAGCTTTGAAGAAACGGGGTTCCAGTTGGGTGAACGTGTGGTACATCGCAAATTTGGCGAAGGCATTGTACTGAATTACGAAGGTAGCGGAGAACACGGTCGTGTTCAAGTGAACTTCGATGAGTTTGGCAGTAAATGGCTCGTCCTCGCCTACGCTAAGCTGGAGAAAGCGTAG